In one Pseudomonas hydrolytica genomic region, the following are encoded:
- a CDS encoding DUF1145 domain-containing protein — MNLLSFAKGALAMFWLVALLNLFYPFAAPLGGWVNWAALAVLLAHVGELVLFGSRLRGLPLLWWQRLQVLLFGVLHLQTLR; from the coding sequence ATGAACCTGCTGTCTTTCGCCAAGGGCGCCCTGGCCATGTTCTGGCTGGTGGCGCTGCTCAATCTCTTCTACCCCTTCGCCGCGCCGCTGGGCGGCTGGGTCAACTGGGCCGCCCTGGCGGTGCTGCTGGCGCATGTGGGCGAGCTGGTGCTGTTCGGCTCGCGCCTGCGGGGCCTGCCGCTGTTGTGGTGGCAGCGCCTGCAGGTGCTGCTGTTTGGTGTTTTGCATTTGCAGACGCTGCGTTGA